From Cellulomonas chengniuliangii, the proteins below share one genomic window:
- a CDS encoding serine hydrolase domain-containing protein, with translation MSQTETIRAAAGYLAQFVETQAVHHRVPGVQVAIRSDDELVLDMAVGVADAVAGTPLRTDHLFRIASHSKTFAATSVMQLVEAGRIRLDDAIGQYVPELVEAGSPIAEATIRELLGHQSGVIRDGVHADFWQLAYPFPDRETLIADIVADGRVYARNEHFHYSNVGYSLLGLAIEAASGQTFDEYTRTHIIEPLGLTRTGAEYDPARADEYASGHTALLFGTHERQVIEHVDTRVMSAATGFYSTAAELTEYGAAHWFGDTRLLSDDSKRLMQRLESVVSSYGEEVGRYGVGMDVRKIGDRPLIGHSGGYPGHITRTYIDPKDKLVVSVLTNAVDGPATPIATALVKLIDAALTPRRGFTPPAPAGVLPPLESYTGRFANLWGLLDLTVLGGRLVALDPSSADPMEGFEELEVVGPDTLRVHPQTGFGSSGELIRLERAADGSIASVRVGGMTSWPVEEFLRRQPSMLRVTAAQVTA, from the coding sequence ATGAGCCAGACCGAGACGATCCGTGCGGCTGCCGGCTACCTCGCCCAGTTCGTCGAGACGCAGGCCGTGCACCATCGGGTGCCCGGCGTGCAGGTCGCGATCCGCTCGGACGACGAGCTCGTGCTCGACATGGCCGTCGGCGTCGCGGACGCCGTCGCCGGGACCCCGTTGCGCACCGACCACCTGTTCCGCATCGCGTCGCACTCCAAGACGTTCGCGGCCACCTCGGTGATGCAGCTCGTCGAGGCGGGCAGGATCCGGCTCGACGACGCCATCGGCCAGTACGTCCCCGAGCTCGTGGAGGCTGGATCGCCGATCGCCGAGGCGACCATCCGGGAGCTGCTGGGCCACCAGTCCGGCGTGATCCGGGACGGCGTGCACGCCGACTTCTGGCAGCTCGCGTACCCGTTCCCAGACCGCGAGACCCTCATCGCGGACATCGTGGCCGACGGCCGCGTCTACGCCCGCAACGAGCACTTCCACTACTCGAACGTCGGGTACTCGCTGCTGGGCCTGGCCATCGAGGCCGCCAGCGGGCAGACGTTCGACGAGTACACCCGCACCCACATCATCGAGCCGCTCGGCCTGACCCGCACAGGCGCCGAGTACGACCCCGCCCGGGCCGACGAGTACGCCAGCGGGCACACCGCGCTGCTGTTCGGCACGCATGAGCGCCAGGTCATCGAGCACGTGGACACCCGGGTGATGTCTGCCGCCACCGGGTTCTACTCCACTGCCGCCGAGCTCACCGAGTACGGGGCGGCGCACTGGTTCGGCGACACCCGCCTGCTCAGCGACGACTCCAAGCGGCTCATGCAGCGGCTCGAGTCCGTCGTCTCCTCGTATGGGGAGGAGGTCGGCCGCTACGGGGTGGGGATGGATGTCCGGAAGATCGGTGACCGGCCCCTGATCGGGCACTCCGGCGGCTACCCGGGGCACATCACCCGCACGTACATCGACCCCAAGGACAAGCTCGTGGTGAGCGTCCTGACCAACGCGGTGGACGGCCCCGCCACTCCGATCGCGACCGCGCTGGTCAAGCTCATCGACGCCGCGCTGACCCCGCGCCGCGGCTTCACGCCACCGGCCCCCGCCGGGGTGCTGCCCCCGCTGGAGTCGTACACCGGACGCTTCGCGAACCTGTGGGGCCTGCTCGACCTGACCGTCCTGGGCGGGCGACTCGTCGCGCTGGACCCGTCCTCGGCCGACCCGATGGAGGGCTTCGAGGAGCTCGAGGTGGTCGGCCCCGACACCCTGCGCGTCCACCCGCAGACGGGCTTCGGCAGCTCCGGGGAGCTCATCCGCCTGGAGCGTGCCGCCGACGGCTCGATCGCGTCCGTGCGCGTCGGCGGGATGACGAGCTGGCCGGTCGAGGAGTTCCTGCGCCGACAGCCCTCCATGCTGCGCGTCACCGCTGCCCAGGTGACCGCGTGA
- a CDS encoding amidohydrolase, which yields MAASPVPVLLARARPLDTTGDPGLVDVLLREGRVAAIGPAGSLDASLSSGTRVERVDLDGRTLMPGLWDAHTHLTQWALARDRLDVSAATSAAHAVRLVVGRLADRPPRPGTALVGYGFRDGLWPDVPTAALLDAAAGATPVVLVSGDLHCGWLSTAGLAYLGVGEHPTGVLREDEWLPVMGEVDRVPDEVADALVAEAVKDAATLGVVGVVDLEIADNVDVWRRRAATAAPAARIRAGVWEAHLDRVLREGLVAGDPLTPDGLVTQGPFKVITDGSLNTRTAFCHDPYPGASGSQAHGILAAPPERLVPLLEQVTRHGLRVAVHAIGDAANTLALDAFAATGARGAIEHAQLLTPADVLRFAELDIVASVQPEHAMDDRDVADRHWAGRTGRAFPFAALHRAGVRLALGSDAPVAPLDPWTAIDAAVVRARDAREPWHPEQSIDLDVALAASVDEQALGLAVGAPADLAVLDEDPHARLLRAGHVRGLPVAGTLVAGGWAHRDL from the coding sequence ATGGCCGCCTCGCCGGTCCCGGTGCTGCTCGCCCGCGCGCGGCCGCTCGACACGACCGGCGATCCCGGCCTCGTGGACGTGCTGCTGCGGGAAGGGCGCGTCGCGGCCATCGGCCCCGCTGGCTCGCTCGACGCCTCGCTCAGCAGCGGCACGCGGGTCGAGCGCGTGGACCTGGACGGGCGCACCCTGATGCCGGGCCTGTGGGACGCGCACACCCACCTCACGCAGTGGGCGCTGGCCCGCGATCGGCTCGACGTGTCCGCCGCGACCTCCGCGGCCCACGCCGTGCGCCTGGTCGTGGGGCGCCTGGCGGACCGCCCGCCCCGGCCCGGGACGGCCCTGGTCGGCTACGGGTTCCGCGACGGTCTGTGGCCCGACGTGCCGACGGCCGCCCTGCTCGACGCGGCGGCCGGCGCCACGCCGGTCGTGCTGGTCTCCGGCGACCTGCACTGCGGCTGGCTGTCCACCGCGGGCCTCGCCTACCTGGGCGTGGGCGAGCACCCCACGGGAGTGCTCCGCGAGGACGAGTGGCTGCCCGTGATGGGCGAGGTCGACCGTGTGCCGGACGAGGTCGCCGACGCGCTCGTCGCCGAGGCCGTCAAGGACGCCGCGACGCTCGGGGTGGTCGGGGTCGTCGACCTGGAGATCGCCGACAACGTGGACGTGTGGCGTCGCCGGGCCGCCACGGCCGCACCCGCGGCCCGGATCCGCGCCGGGGTCTGGGAGGCGCACCTCGACCGCGTGCTGCGCGAGGGCCTGGTCGCCGGGGACCCGCTCACCCCCGACGGGCTCGTCACACAAGGACCGTTCAAGGTCATCACCGACGGCTCCCTCAACACCCGCACCGCCTTCTGCCACGACCCCTACCCGGGCGCGTCGGGCAGCCAGGCCCACGGCATCCTCGCCGCGCCGCCCGAGCGGCTCGTCCCGCTGCTCGAGCAGGTCACGCGTCACGGGCTGCGGGTCGCCGTGCACGCCATCGGCGACGCCGCGAACACCCTCGCCCTCGACGCGTTCGCCGCCACGGGCGCGCGCGGCGCCATCGAGCACGCGCAACTGCTCACCCCCGCCGACGTGCTCCGCTTCGCCGAGCTCGACATCGTGGCCAGCGTGCAGCCCGAGCACGCGATGGACGACCGCGACGTCGCCGACCGGCACTGGGCTGGCCGCACCGGCCGCGCGTTCCCGTTCGCCGCGTTGCACCGCGCCGGGGTGCGGCTGGCGCTCGGATCGGACGCGCCGGTGGCGCCCCTGGACCCGTGGACCGCGATCGACGCGGCGGTGGTCAGGGCCCGCGACGCGCGCGAGCCCTGGCACCCCGAGCAGTCCATCGACCTCGACGTGGCCCTCGCAGCCTCGGTCGACGAGCAGGCCCTCGGCCTGGCGGTCGGCGCCCCGGCCGACCTCGCGGTGCTCGACGAGGACCCCCACGCGCGGCTGCTCCGTGCCGGCCACGTGCGCGGGCTCCCGGTCGCCGGGACGCTCGTCGCCGGGGGGTGGGCCCACCGCGATCTGTGA
- a CDS encoding amidohydrolase translates to MDELLLTRARVAGASADGARVTRPHGEPVDVHVRDGRVVAVGAGLGATVRPAVERVDLEGRVVIPGLWDAHVHLAQWALARRRLDVSDAVSAASAAQQVTTRLSAGFDGEVLVGYGFRDGQWPDTPDARQLDAAAVRAGRPGTPVVILASDLHSAWLNTAALSRFGVEGHTDGVVREADWLGAGEIVNLTPEPLLDSLVDEATAAAAARGVVGIVDFDTADNLTAWRRRIAAGATGLRVEASMWPGHLDRVVKEELHSGDVILGSEGLLTMGSLKVIVDGSLTNRSAYCFDPYPGLDGAHARGVLSLGLDELTVLMAHAHRKGLRCAVHAIGDAAIAIALDAFEASGARGSVEHAELVDTDDVHRFAALGIVASVQPEQAMDDRDIAEAAWAGRTDRAFPLGSLAAAGVRLAFGSDAPVTPLDPWAAVSAAVTRSRDGREPWHPEQRLDLETALGASVRSQVAPGHVADLAVLDADPWAAADLRGMPVAGALLGGRWTWRAW, encoded by the coding sequence ATGGACGAGCTGCTGCTGACCAGGGCGCGGGTCGCCGGCGCCTCAGCCGACGGCGCCCGGGTGACCCGGCCGCACGGCGAGCCGGTGGATGTGCACGTGCGCGACGGGCGCGTCGTGGCGGTGGGCGCGGGGCTCGGGGCCACCGTGCGGCCGGCGGTGGAACGCGTCGACCTGGAGGGCCGGGTGGTGATCCCCGGGCTGTGGGACGCGCACGTCCACCTGGCCCAGTGGGCCCTGGCCCGTCGACGGCTGGACGTCTCCGACGCGGTCTCCGCGGCGAGCGCCGCCCAGCAGGTCACCACGCGCCTGTCGGCGGGCTTCGACGGCGAGGTGCTGGTGGGGTACGGGTTCCGGGACGGGCAGTGGCCCGACACGCCCGACGCCCGCCAGCTCGACGCCGCCGCCGTTCGCGCGGGCCGGCCCGGCACGCCCGTGGTGATCCTCGCCTCCGACCTGCACAGCGCGTGGCTGAACACCGCGGCGCTGAGCAGGTTCGGCGTGGAGGGCCACACTGACGGCGTGGTCCGGGAGGCCGACTGGCTCGGCGCCGGCGAGATCGTCAACCTCACTCCGGAGCCGCTGCTCGACTCGCTGGTCGACGAGGCCACCGCGGCGGCCGCCGCTCGGGGCGTCGTGGGGATCGTCGACTTCGACACCGCCGACAACCTCACCGCGTGGCGCCGCCGCATCGCCGCCGGGGCCACGGGGCTGCGGGTCGAGGCGTCGATGTGGCCCGGCCACCTGGACAGGGTCGTCAAGGAGGAGCTGCACAGCGGCGACGTCATCCTCGGCTCCGAGGGCCTGCTCACCATGGGGTCGCTCAAAGTCATCGTCGACGGCTCGCTCACCAACCGCAGCGCCTACTGCTTCGACCCGTACCCCGGGCTCGACGGCGCGCACGCGCGCGGGGTGCTGTCCCTCGGCCTCGACGAGCTCACCGTGCTGATGGCCCACGCGCACCGCAAAGGGCTGCGTTGCGCGGTCCACGCCATCGGGGACGCGGCGATCGCGATCGCCCTCGACGCCTTCGAGGCGAGCGGCGCCCGTGGCAGCGTCGAGCACGCGGAGCTCGTGGACACCGACGACGTCCACCGCTTCGCGGCCCTGGGCATCGTCGCCAGCGTGCAGCCCGAGCAGGCGATGGACGACAGGGACATCGCCGAGGCGGCGTGGGCGGGGCGCACCGACCGCGCCTTCCCCCTGGGGTCGCTCGCGGCGGCCGGGGTGCGGCTCGCGTTCGGGTCGGACGCGCCCGTCACGCCGCTGGACCCGTGGGCCGCAGTGTCCGCGGCGGTCACCCGGTCCCGGGACGGTCGCGAGCCCTGGCATCCCGAGCAGCGGCTCGACCTCGAGACAGCCCTCGGCGCGTCCGTGCGCTCGCAGGTGGCTCCCGGGCACGTCGCCGACCTGGCGGTGCTCGACGCGGACCCGTGGGCGGCCGCGGACCTGCGTGGCATGCCCGTCGCCGGCGCCCTGCTGGGCGGCCGGTGGACCTGGCGGGCCTGGTGA
- a CDS encoding alcohol dehydrogenase catalytic domain-containing protein, with protein sequence MRAVVVTEHGAAPSVVESPRPACPPHGVVVRVAATGVCRSDWHGWQGHDPDITLPYVPGHELAGTVVEAGPDVVEWTAGDVVTVPFVCACGECEACLAGEQQVCERQTQPGFTQDGSFAQYVALDHADVNLVRLPAGLSPVTAAALGCRFATAYRALTVHGRVQPGQWVAVHGCGGVGLSAVMIAVAAGARVVAVDVSAAARDAAARLGAEVAVGPDGADDADAVARAVRAVTGGGAHVSLDALGSSETARASLLGLRRRGRHVQVGLLLDGPTPLPMDRVVAWELELYGSHGMAAHEYAAMLARVVAGELDLDRLVGAVIGLDEVPAALAAMSGPPTGAGMTVAVP encoded by the coding sequence ATGCGCGCCGTGGTCGTCACCGAGCACGGGGCCGCGCCCTCGGTGGTCGAGTCGCCCCGACCGGCCTGCCCGCCGCACGGAGTGGTGGTGCGCGTGGCGGCCACCGGCGTGTGCCGCAGCGACTGGCACGGATGGCAGGGGCACGACCCCGACATCACCCTCCCGTACGTGCCCGGGCACGAGCTGGCGGGGACCGTGGTCGAGGCCGGGCCGGACGTGGTCGAGTGGACCGCGGGCGACGTGGTGACAGTCCCGTTCGTGTGCGCCTGCGGGGAGTGCGAGGCGTGCCTCGCCGGGGAGCAGCAGGTCTGCGAACGCCAGACCCAGCCCGGGTTCACGCAGGACGGCTCGTTCGCGCAGTACGTCGCGCTGGACCACGCCGACGTCAACCTGGTCCGCCTGCCCGCCGGGCTCTCGCCCGTGACCGCCGCGGCGCTGGGCTGCCGGTTCGCCACCGCCTACCGCGCGCTGACCGTGCACGGCAGGGTGCAGCCCGGCCAGTGGGTGGCCGTGCACGGCTGCGGCGGCGTGGGCCTGTCCGCGGTGATGATCGCCGTGGCCGCCGGCGCGCGGGTCGTGGCCGTGGACGTGTCCGCCGCGGCCCGGGACGCCGCCGCGCGGCTCGGCGCGGAGGTGGCCGTGGGGCCCGACGGCGCTGATGACGCCGACGCCGTCGCGCGGGCCGTGCGAGCCGTCACCGGCGGTGGGGCGCACGTCTCCCTCGACGCCCTCGGCTCCTCCGAGACGGCTCGGGCCTCCCTGCTGGGCCTGCGCCGCCGCGGGCGCCACGTGCAGGTGGGGCTGCTGCTCGACGGGCCCACGCCGCTGCCCATGGACCGCGTCGTGGCCTGGGAGCTCGAGCTTTACGGCAGCCACGGCATGGCCGCGCACGAGTACGCCGCGATGCTGGCCCGGGTGGTCGCCGGCGAGCTCGACCTCGACCGGCTGGTGGGCGCCGTCATCGGGCTGGACGAGGTCCCCGCCGCGCTCGCGGCGATGAGCGGGCCGCCCACGGGCGCGGGCATGACCGTCGCGGTGCCTTGA
- a CDS encoding NUDIX hydrolase: MTETRALDDPSLIANPTLIVAAVCFRDADGRILTVRKRGTTRFMLPGGKLEPGEAPDDAARREVHEELGIRLEHEDLTLLGAWRTAAANEADTDVVGTVYVAELTGEPAAAAEIAELRWVRIVDGDADDGSLLAPLLRDRVVPALAALA; encoded by the coding sequence GTGACCGAGACGCGCGCCCTGGACGACCCGAGCCTGATCGCCAACCCGACACTCATCGTCGCGGCCGTGTGCTTCCGGGACGCCGACGGCCGCATCCTCACCGTCCGCAAGCGCGGCACCACGCGGTTCATGCTGCCCGGCGGCAAGCTCGAGCCGGGCGAGGCCCCCGACGACGCCGCCCGCCGCGAGGTCCACGAGGAGCTCGGCATCCGCCTCGAGCACGAGGACCTCACCCTGCTGGGCGCCTGGCGCACCGCTGCCGCGAACGAGGCGGACACCGACGTGGTGGGCACGGTGTACGTGGCCGAGCTGACCGGTGAGCCGGCCGCCGCGGCGGAGATCGCCGAGCTCCGCTGGGTGCGGATCGTGGACGGCGACGCCGACGACGGCAGCCTGCTGGCGCCGCTGCTGCGCGATCGGGTGGTCCCCGCCCTCGCAGCCCTGGCCTGA
- the purS gene encoding phosphoribosylformylglycinamidine synthase subunit PurS encodes MGRVVVDVMPKPEILDPQGKAVAGALPRLGFGQFTSVRQGKRFELEVDGPVTQEVLDAAAEAAATVLSNPVIEDVVRVADSEADAAGTIASQGLA; translated from the coding sequence GTGGGACGAGTCGTCGTCGATGTGATGCCGAAGCCCGAGATCCTCGACCCGCAGGGCAAGGCCGTCGCCGGCGCGCTGCCGCGCCTGGGGTTCGGCCAGTTCACGTCCGTGCGCCAGGGCAAGCGGTTCGAGCTCGAGGTCGACGGGCCGGTGACCCAGGAGGTCCTGGACGCCGCCGCGGAGGCCGCCGCCACCGTGCTGTCCAACCCGGTCATCGAGGACGTCGTGCGCGTCGCGGACAGCGAGGCCGACGCCGCCGGGACGATCGCCAGCCAGGGCCTCGCCTGA
- the purQ gene encoding phosphoribosylformylglycinamidine synthase subunit PurQ, producing the protein MARIGVVTFPGTLDDRDASRAVRLAGAEPVALWHADRDLQGVDAVVLPGGFSYGDYLRAGAISRFAPVMDSIIDGANRGLPVLGICNGFQILTEAHLLPGSMIKNDHLHFICREQVLSVENADTAWTREYTAGERITIPLKNQDGQYVADESTLDELEGEGRVVFRYDGWNPNGSRRGIAGITNAAGNVVGLMPHPEHAVEAGFGPDGANGPRSGTDGLRFFTSVLHALVG; encoded by the coding sequence ATGGCACGCATCGGGGTCGTCACGTTCCCCGGCACGCTCGATGACCGGGACGCCTCGCGCGCGGTCCGGCTCGCGGGCGCCGAGCCTGTCGCGCTGTGGCACGCCGATCGCGACTTGCAGGGCGTCGACGCGGTGGTGCTGCCCGGCGGGTTCTCCTACGGGGACTACCTGCGCGCGGGCGCCATCAGCCGGTTCGCACCGGTGATGGACTCGATCATCGACGGAGCCAACCGCGGCCTGCCCGTGCTGGGCATCTGCAACGGCTTCCAGATCCTCACCGAGGCGCACCTGCTCCCCGGGTCGATGATCAAGAACGACCACCTGCACTTCATCTGCCGCGAGCAGGTGCTCAGCGTCGAGAACGCCGACACGGCGTGGACGCGTGAGTACACCGCGGGCGAGCGCATCACCATCCCGCTGAAGAACCAGGACGGCCAGTACGTCGCCGACGAGTCGACGCTGGACGAGCTCGAGGGCGAGGGCCGCGTCGTGTTCCGCTACGACGGCTGGAACCCGAACGGCTCACGCCGGGGGATCGCGGGCATCACCAACGCCGCCGGCAACGTGGTGGGGCTCATGCCGCACCCGGAGCACGCCGTCGAGGCCGGTTTCGGGCCTGATGGCGCGAACGGCCCCCGCTCGGGCACCGACGGGTTGAGGTTCTTCACGTCCGTGCTGCACGCGCTCGTCGGCTGA
- a CDS encoding GNAT family N-acetyltransferase: MTTTDDRSDSTSTNPVAVLRAGDAPTVHVVPWDDPAAAALRTAQQAELRDRYGDDDLGHEMTGDTITAMVLLRVDGQPVACGAIRDVASEHGRGVGEVKRMYVLPQHRGRGYARVVLDELERLARELGWRRLVLETGVLQPEAIGLYLRAGYQSMENFGAYTGVEESRCFTKNLRAPARERSERAAGVVTVEHVTWDDPMARELRRAMWDDNLSRYPEIFHAPEHAGGSEVDDQRQGVGILAVVVARLDGQPVGCATLREGRGDYPAGSAEVKKVYVAPSARGAGVARALLAALEEDARRLGLTRLVLQTGIRQPEAVGLYGSIGYRPVVPFGGYGPDLYSLYFGKAL, translated from the coding sequence ATGACCACAACGGACGACCGCTCCGACAGCACGTCCACCAACCCCGTGGCTGTGCTGCGCGCGGGCGACGCGCCCACCGTGCACGTCGTGCCGTGGGACGACCCGGCCGCCGCCGCGCTGCGCACCGCCCAGCAGGCCGAGCTGCGCGACCGTTACGGGGACGACGACCTCGGCCACGAGATGACCGGCGACACCATCACCGCGATGGTGCTGCTGCGCGTCGACGGCCAGCCGGTGGCGTGCGGAGCGATCCGCGACGTCGCGTCCGAGCACGGCCGCGGGGTCGGCGAGGTCAAGCGGATGTACGTGCTGCCCCAGCACCGCGGCCGCGGCTATGCGCGCGTCGTGCTGGACGAGCTCGAGCGACTCGCCCGCGAGCTCGGCTGGCGCCGCCTCGTCCTCGAGACCGGTGTGCTGCAGCCCGAGGCGATCGGCCTGTACCTGCGCGCCGGGTACCAGTCGATGGAGAACTTCGGCGCGTACACGGGCGTCGAGGAGTCCCGCTGCTTCACCAAGAACCTGCGGGCGCCTGCGCGGGAGCGGTCGGAGCGCGCAGCCGGCGTCGTCACGGTCGAGCACGTCACGTGGGACGACCCCATGGCACGTGAGCTGCGCCGTGCGATGTGGGATGACAACCTCAGCCGCTACCCCGAGATCTTCCACGCCCCCGAGCACGCGGGCGGGTCGGAGGTCGACGACCAGCGCCAAGGGGTCGGCATCCTCGCGGTCGTCGTCGCCCGGCTCGACGGCCAGCCCGTCGGCTGCGCCACGCTCCGCGAGGGCCGCGGCGACTACCCGGCAGGCTCGGCCGAGGTCAAGAAGGTCTACGTCGCCCCCTCCGCCCGTGGCGCCGGGGTGGCCCGGGCGCTGCTCGCCGCCCTCGAGGAGGACGCGCGCCGGCTGGGCCTGACCCGCCTGGTGCTGCAGACCGGCATCCGCCAGCCGGAGGCCGTGGGCCTCTACGGGTCGATCGGCTACCGCCCTGTCGTGCCCTTCGGCGGCTACGGCCCGGACCTCTACTCGCTCTACTTCGGCAAGGCGCTCTGA
- a CDS encoding MarR family winged helix-turn-helix transcriptional regulator has translation MEAYLVPRGDSETPDAVAAAWTRELPAVPTRSIAAVWNAKTLASALRHHRESALRDIGIDAATLDLLSTLRRAGDPYVLTTRQLAQRCLVSAGAISQRVARAEVDGLVERRPSLGRSVEVVMTPAGHDLVERGARHVLTVDDALTAGLTDAELSQIESLLARWIEAIPGSNSDQSALPK, from the coding sequence ATGGAGGCTTACCTCGTGCCAAGAGGCGACAGTGAGACGCCCGATGCCGTCGCCGCCGCATGGACGCGGGAACTACCGGCGGTCCCCACCCGTTCGATCGCAGCCGTCTGGAACGCCAAGACACTCGCTAGTGCTCTTCGCCATCATCGGGAGTCAGCACTGCGAGACATCGGGATCGACGCCGCGACCCTCGACCTGCTCAGCACGCTGCGACGAGCCGGAGATCCCTACGTCTTGACCACTCGCCAGCTAGCGCAGCGTTGCCTCGTCAGTGCTGGTGCGATCTCACAGCGCGTCGCCCGAGCAGAGGTCGATGGCCTAGTGGAGCGCCGACCGTCGCTCGGGCGCAGCGTCGAGGTCGTCATGACCCCCGCGGGACACGACCTGGTCGAGCGCGGCGCCCGCCACGTGCTCACGGTCGATGACGCCCTGACGGCCGGGTTGACCGATGCGGAGCTGAGCCAGATCGAGTCGTTGCTCGCGCGATGGATCGAGGCCATCCCAGGGAGCAACTCCGATCAGAGCGCCTTGCCGAAGTAG
- a CDS encoding SDR family NAD(P)-dependent oxidoreductase, with the protein MLRTVLVTGGSSGIGRAIAERFVAAGDDVIITGRSADIDKTARELGARGIQLDLESTASISRVPDAVGAPVDVLVNNAGGFAVQRPPVGAELEDVAEHWRRNLTVNVIGAALVVGAVEDRFRAGGAIVNIGSIGAEQAGNPYSAAKAALQAWSAGLAERLGPRDITVNTIAPGYVEETGLFGGPVSDARRAALIGKTHVGRAGRPDDIASLVSFLASGEARYLTGQTIHVNGGAHTTR; encoded by the coding sequence ATGTTGAGGACGGTGCTGGTGACTGGTGGAAGCAGTGGCATCGGCCGAGCGATCGCGGAGCGGTTCGTCGCGGCTGGGGACGACGTCATCATCACGGGCCGCAGCGCGGACATCGACAAGACCGCGCGCGAGCTCGGCGCGAGGGGAATTCAGCTCGATCTGGAGTCGACGGCTTCGATCTCACGAGTGCCGGATGCCGTCGGGGCACCCGTCGATGTGCTGGTGAACAACGCAGGCGGGTTCGCGGTCCAGCGACCACCTGTCGGAGCGGAACTCGAGGATGTCGCAGAGCATTGGCGGCGCAACCTGACCGTCAACGTCATCGGCGCGGCCCTCGTCGTTGGCGCTGTCGAGGATCGGTTCCGTGCGGGAGGGGCCATCGTCAACATCGGCTCGATCGGCGCGGAACAGGCCGGCAACCCGTACTCGGCAGCGAAGGCGGCGCTCCAAGCCTGGAGCGCCGGCCTCGCCGAGCGCCTGGGCCCGCGTGACATCACGGTCAACACCATCGCGCCCGGGTACGTCGAAGAAACCGGCCTGTTTGGCGGGCCCGTGAGCGACGCCCGGCGTGCTGCCCTGATCGGCAAGACGCACGTCGGTCGCGCGGGCCGACCGGATGACATCGCCAGCCTCGTGAGCTTCTTGGCGTCGGGCGAGGCCCGTTATCTCACCGGGCAGACCATCCACGTCAACGGCGGCGCGCACACGACTCGGTGA
- a CDS encoding LLM class flavin-dependent oxidoreductase, protein MGIELGIDTFGDVTQGPDGTLLSQAQVLRNVVEQGVLAEQVGLDAIGVGEHHRDDFAISAPEVVLAAIASRTERILLGSAVTVLSSDDPVRVFERFSTLDAVSGGRAEVTVGRGSFTESFPLFGLDLSQYEELFEEKLDLFAHLLDGGPVTWSGTTRSALTNQRVYPPIEHGRLRTWVGVGGSPESVIRAARYGLPLMLAIIGGEPARFRPLVDLYHRALAQLGTGPGLVGQHSPGHIADTDEEALEQLWPHYRVYVGRIGRERGWPPPTREAFEASAGPDGALYVGSPTTVAAKIARAAQTLGLDRFDLKVSQGALPHEHTLRAIELYGTVVAPLVREALSGEDGATS, encoded by the coding sequence ATGGGCATCGAGCTCGGCATCGACACGTTCGGCGATGTGACGCAGGGGCCTGACGGCACGCTGCTCAGCCAGGCGCAGGTGCTGCGCAACGTGGTGGAGCAGGGCGTGCTGGCGGAGCAGGTCGGGCTCGACGCCATCGGGGTGGGCGAGCACCACCGGGACGATTTCGCCATCTCCGCGCCCGAGGTCGTCCTCGCCGCCATCGCCAGCCGCACCGAGCGCATCCTGCTCGGCTCAGCGGTCACCGTGCTGTCCTCCGATGATCCTGTGCGCGTCTTCGAGCGCTTCTCAACCCTGGACGCGGTCTCAGGCGGGCGAGCCGAGGTGACAGTGGGCCGAGGCTCCTTCACGGAGTCGTTCCCGCTGTTCGGCCTGGATCTGTCGCAGTACGAAGAGCTGTTCGAGGAGAAGCTCGACCTGTTCGCGCATCTGCTCGACGGTGGCCCGGTGACCTGGTCCGGGACCACCCGTTCGGCGCTCACCAACCAGCGGGTCTACCCGCCGATCGAACACGGGCGGCTGCGCACCTGGGTGGGTGTCGGCGGCAGCCCCGAGTCGGTGATCCGCGCGGCCCGATACGGACTGCCGCTGATGCTCGCCATCATCGGCGGCGAGCCCGCCCGGTTCCGCCCACTGGTGGACCTCTACCACCGGGCGCTCGCCCAGCTCGGCACGGGTCCCGGCCTAGTGGGCCAGCACTCCCCAGGCCACATCGCCGACACGGACGAGGAGGCCCTCGAGCAGCTCTGGCCGCACTACCGCGTGTACGTGGGCCGCATCGGGCGCGAGCGCGGCTGGCCGCCGCCCACCCGCGAGGCGTTCGAGGCGTCCGCTGGGCCTGACGGCGCGCTCTACGTCGGCTCGCCGACCACCGTCGCGGCCAAGATCGCCCGTGCCGCCCAGACCCTCGGGCTCGACCGTTTCGACCTCAAGGTCTCCCAGGGCGCCCTGCCGCATGAGCACACCCTGCGTGCCATCGAGCTCTACGGCACTGTCGTCGCGCCCCTGGTCCGCGAGGCCTTGTCCGGGGAGGATGGGGCGACGTCTTAG